One window of the Pieris rapae chromosome 13, ilPieRapa1.1, whole genome shotgun sequence genome contains the following:
- the LOC123689658 gene encoding bombyxin A-3-like, whose amino-acid sequence MKVLVLLVALSVASAAEAQGVYCGRRLAMALAMLCETNEDKRGDWSMYGPLAHDRTEHQNNWSDWPSLPQPWLQLSRAHSLGRPKRQVVMECCMKPCSEDELMAYC is encoded by the coding sequence ATGAAAGTACTAGTTTTGTTGGTGGCACTCAGCGTGGCGAGCGCAGCTGAAGCCCAAGGTGTTTACTGTGGGAGGAGGTTGGCTATGGCGCTGGCAATGCTGTGTGAAACAAACGAAGACAAACGAGGGGACTGGTCTATGTATGGACCATTGGCGCACGACAGGACAGAGCATCAAAATAACTGGTCCGACTGGCCGTCATTACCTCAACCATGGCTGCAGTTAAGCCGGGCGCACAGCCTTGGACGCCCCAAAAGACAGGTCGTAATGGAGTGCTGCATGAAACCCTGCTCGGAAGATGAACTTATGGCCTACTGCTAA